The Heteronotia binoei isolate CCM8104 ecotype False Entrance Well chromosome 14, APGP_CSIRO_Hbin_v1, whole genome shotgun sequence genome has a window encoding:
- the LOC132582257 gene encoding protocadherin gamma-A12-like produces the protein MSTWEASSGQIHYVIPEEMEKGSFVGDIAKDLALDIKELSSSNVQIISRGMKEYFDLDLRNGHLFVNEVIDREQICHQMEKCLLNFEILVKDKMKFFTTEVEITDINDNPPSFPVEELEFKIAENTGLGARFLLPEAQDPDLGANSLQSYHLSKNNHFSLDVQLGADGIKYAELVLETLLDREEQKTHQLILTAADKGDPIRSGTVQIHVAVTDVNDNAPVFSKSLYEASVVENIPKGSRVLTLNATDVDEGINSKIKYLFRKISEKTSKIFHLDSSTGEISIIGNLDFEDSKLHEMEVQAQDGAGLSTRAKVIIRILDANDNAPEITITPLFSKVLESSPPGSVVALININDRDDGRNGEVTCSIPTTLPFLLRKSFDNYYSLETDRGLDREKVSEYNITITVMDQGRPSLSATAYFSLEILDENDNPPIFKTTDFTFQIAENNQRGDLILTLKANDPDFEENGRIMYSIMDTDIGDVLLSSYLSINSETGAVYALSSFDYEEFRVIKFQVKAQDGGSPALSSNVTVTLLILDQNDNAPQILYPSTPTDGSTGVELAPHSSEPGYLVTKAVAVDADSGQNAWLSYQLLKATEPGLFTIGLHTGEIRTARSFLDKDALKQSLVVLVKDNGHPPLSASVTVTVVLADSIPDILTDLSSVSAIADPESDLTFYLVVAVAFVSCLFVAFLLLLLAIRLHRWRTSQLCDSQSVNFSGVPVSQFVGIDGVRAFLHSYCPNGSLTTCSRKSQILFPIGSCTSTLAPQQTSDKSGPLLSLEDSCAAKEQQNSEQVSFILYSLV, from the coding sequence ATGAGTACTTGGGAAGCATCTTCTGGGCAGATCCATTATGTAATTCCTGAGGAAATGGAGAAAGGTTCTTTTGTGGGAGATATTGCAAAGGATCTTGCACTGGATATAAAGGAGCTGTCAAGTAGCAACGTCCAGATAATTTCCAGAGGTATGAAAGAATATTTTGACCTTGATTTACGAAATGGCCATTTGTTTGTTAATGAAGTAATTGATAGGGAACAGATTTGCCACCAAATGGAGAAATGTCTGTTAAATTTTGAGATTCTTGTAAAGGACAAGATGAAGTTTTTCACCACTGAAGTTGAAATAACCGATATTAATGACAATCCGCCCAGTTTCCCTGTAGAGGAGCTTGAGTTTAAAATTGCTGAAAACACAGGACTCGGTGCAAGGTTTCTTCTACCAGAAGCTCAAGACCCAGATCTAGGGGCTAATTCTCTCCAAAGCTACCATCTCAGTAAGAACAACCACTTCTCTTTGGATGTACAGTTGGGAGCTGATGGAATCAAATATGCAGAGCTGGTCCTTGAAACGTTGCTGGATCGAGAAGAACAGAAAACGCATCAGCTGATTCTCACTGCGGCTGACAAAGGAGATCCCATCAGGTCAGGTACTGTGCAAATCCATGTTGCTGTTACAGATGTAAATGATAATGCTCCCGTTTTTAGCAAGTCTCTGTATGAAGCGAGTGTTGTGGAAAATATCCCTAAAGGGTCTCGAGTTCTAACTCTGAATGCTACTGATGTTGATGAAGGAATAAATTCAAAGATAaagtatttatttagaaaaatttcGGAAAAAACTTCAAAAATATTCCACTTGGATTCTTCTACTGGAGAAATATCAATCATTGGGAATCTGGACTTTGAAGACTCTAAATTACATGAAATGGAAGTACAAGCCCAAGATGGGGCTGGATTGTCTACTCGTGCCAAAGTGATAATAAGAATCTTGGATGCAAATGATAATGCACCAGAGATCACAATTACGCCGCTTTTCAGCAAGGTTCTAGAAAGTTCTCCACCAGGAAGTGTCGTAGCTCTGATAAATATAAATGACAGAGATGATGGGAGAAACGGAGAGGTCACGTGCTCCATACCAACAACCCTTCCATTTCTGTTGAGAAAATCCTTTGATAATTATTACAGTCTAGAAACAGATCGAGGCCTGGACAGGGAGAAAGTTTCAGAATACAACATCACAATCACAGTAATGGACCAAGGGAGACCTTCTCTATCAGCAACAGCTTACTTCTCATTAGAAATTCTGGATGAAAATGACAACCCACCCATCTTTAAAACTACAGACTTCACTTTTCAGATTGCAGAAAATAACCAAAGAGGTGATTTAATCTTGACTTTAAAGGCAAATGACCCTGATTTTGAGGAAAATGGCAGAATAATGTATTCCATCATGGACACAGACATTGGAGATGTCTTGCTTTCATCTTATCTTTCTATTAACTCTGAGACAGGGGCTGTCTATGCCTTGAGCTCTTTTGATTATGAAGAGTTCAGAGTGATTAAATTCCAGGTCAAAGCCCAAGATGGAGGTTCCCCAGCACTCAGTTCCAATGTCACAGTGACTCTCTTAATTTTAGATCAGAATGACAATGCCCCCCAGATATTGTACCCTTCTACTCCTACTGATGGCTCCACTGGAGTAGAGTTGGCTCCCCATTCGTCTGAACCTGGATATCTGGTCACTAAAGCGGTGGCGGTGGATGCAGATTCTGGCCAGAATGCCTGGCTCTCCTATCAGTTACTGAAGGCCACAGAACCAGGACTCTTCACCATAGGACTCCACACTGGAGAGATCAGGACAGCCCGTTCCTTTCTGGACAAGGATGCTCTCAAGCAAAGCCTGGTGGTTTTAGTGAAAGACAATGGGCATCCACCACTGTCTGCCTCAGTCACGGTCACTGTGGTCCTGGCCGACAGCATCCCTGATATATTGACTGACCTAAGCAGTGTGTCAGCTATAGCAGACCCTGAGTCGGATCTCACTTTCTACCTGGTAGTTGCTGTGGCTTTTGTTTCCTGCTTGTTTGTCGCCTTCCTCCTTTTGTTGCTAGCCATCAGGTTGCACAGGTGGAGAACATCTCAGTTATGTGACTCTCAAAGTGTGAATTTCAGCGGAGTTCCTGTTTCACAGTTTGTGGGGATTGATGGAGTAAGAGCTTTTCTTCATTCTTATTGCCCTAATGGTTCACTGACCACCTGCTCCCGAAAGAGCCAAATTCTTTTCCCGATTGGAAGTTGTACAAGTACTCTTGCACCCCAGCAAACGTCCGACAAATCAGGTCCTTTATTATCACTGGAAGATTCATGTGCTGCTAAAGAACAGCAGAACTCTGAACAGGTGAGTTTCATTCTCTACAGTTTAGTCTGA